DNA sequence from the Candidatus Fluviicola riflensis genome:
TGTACGGTCTTATACATCATTATTTCCCTGATTTTAACAGGAATGGTTTCCTATAAAACATTGGCTGTTGGCGATCCACTGGCATTTGTGTTCCGTGAATTGGACCTGAAATGGATGTCGGGAATTATTGCCGTGAGCGCCGTAGTTGCAATGGCTTCCGTGTTATTGGTGTTCCAAATGGGGCAACCAAGAATCTGGATGAGTATGAGTCGCGACGGTTTGCTGCCGAAACGTTTCTCTAAAATGCATCCGCGCTTTAAAACACCTTCGTTTGCAACGGTAGTCGTTGGATTTGTGGTAGCAGTTCCGGCGTTGTTTATGAACCTGACAATGGTAACCGATCTGTGTAGTATTGGAACCTTGTTCGCCTTTGTATTGGTGTGTGGCGGCGTATTAATGCTCCAGAACCGGACGGATATTCCACGCGGGAAATTTAAGACGCCTTATTTGAATGGAAAATACATTATGCCGGTTTTAGTAGTGGGACTCATTGTGCTGCTTTTCACGTCTCCTGACCTCAAGCAACCGACGATGGATTTCCTTACCAATAAGGAAACAGTGAAAGAAGATAGCGAAATGATCACCGATTTATCGGCCTCTGAAGCAAAGCAGCTCAAAGCGAATGTTTATGCGATTGATAGTGTGGGCGTGAACCGGTTGGGATCTGATATGGTGGCTTATTTTGAACAGGAATCAAAAATCGATCTGAAATCGGCACTTTCTGCCATTAAAGTGAAAGGCAAAGGTAAAAGAAAGTCGCTTTCCCAATTGGATGATAAAACCAAAAAACGCCTGAAATCGTTCCTTCTCGGTTACGATGAACCGGGCTTTAAGCTTTACGATCAGAACCTGACGGCTTATTTTGAACAAGCACCTAAAGTTCCGTTGGAAGATGCTTTGAAAGAAATCGGTGTTTCGAAAAAACGTTTGTACAATTCTGGGTTTATTCACTTTGCACACAAAATCCCAACCTGGATTTTTATCCTGTTTACGTTGTTCATTACAGTGGTGACGGTTCGCAAGAATTTCTCCATGATTCCTCTCCTGGGATTGTTGTCGTGCCTGTACATGATGAGCCAGGTGGAACTGAAAAACTGGATCGCTTTTGCTATTTGGCTGGCAGCCGGTTTGCTGATCTATTTCTTGTATAGTAGAAGGAGAAGTAAATTGAATCCGAAGAATAGTATTTCAGCAGAATAAAAAGCACGAAAGAAGACCTGAATCCGGTAATCTGATCGTTTTTGTTAAAATATTGACTCATCGTGTCCTTTTATTGACTCAGTGGAATTGATTTCAGTGGCGTGACTTGGAGCATTTCCTATCTTTGGAAAATGAAAGCTCTACATCTCATTACATTGGTTTTGTTTACCCCGGTTGTCATGGCACAATCACAGGGTTGGAAACAATTGGTTTACGCAAACAAAACAGCCACTTTCCAGGAATTGTGCGCGCAAATCGAAACCTATTTCAAAGAATCCGCTGATTCTATTGAAGTTGTCAACGCTTCCGAAAAGGAAGAAGAAGGTTCGGAATACAATAAATACCAGCAATGGAAATACTTCATGCAGTTTCGCCTCACGGAAGAAGGTTATTTGCCTTCACCGGAAGTAGTACTGGAAGCTTTCGCCAATGAAAAAGCGAAACAAAAAGTAGCTAAAAGTGCCTTGTGTGACTGGACGTTTATCGATCAGGTAGACAACGATGGCGGATACTGGGGAATTGGAAGAACAACTTGTGTCACTTTTCATCCTGCCAACGATCAATTGTTTTATGTCTGTTCGCCGGGTGGTGGAATCTGGAAAACAACTGATGGCGGACAAACCTATAATTCTGCTGATGACGGATTGCCTTACGGCGCTGCCAGTAATCTGTTGATTGACCCAAGCGATCCCAACACGTTGTATGTCTCCAACGGAGATAATTCAGGTTGGTGGACAACCACGACAGGTGTTTATAAATCCACCGATGCCGGCGCTACCTGGTTACCAACCGATTTGGTGTTTTCATTGAATGCTACTGCGATTTATGAATTGAAAATGAGTCCCACCAATCCAAGCGTGATTGTTGCGGCAACTACCGACGGATTATTCAGAACGGTTGACGGTGGCGTGAATTGGACCAACATTCGTGCGGGAGCTTACAGTTCCGTTAGCTTTAAACCGGGCGATGGAAATGTTATTTATGCAGCTCTCAATGATTATTGGGGAGTAAGCCAGGTCTACAAATCGACAGATGCCGGCGCTACCTGGAACGCGATCACGGCTTTTACATGGAATTACAATTTCATTACATTGGCTACGACTAACCTTGATGCAGATCGTTTGCTGGTAAGTTGTGATTATAGCGGGATTCGTCCGTTGTTTCAAAGTCTCGACGGTGGTGCAACATACAATCAACTCGCTGATACGCCCGAAAACACCATGATCGGTTATTCTCCAAATGATGTGAATACGCTTTATTGCGGATATGTGGTAGCCTATCGGTCTACAAATGGGGGAAATAGCTGGGACCAAATCACCGATTGGTGGGGAAGTGGTCAGTTTACCGAGATTCATGCTGATTTTCATTATATCGCTTACTCGAATAATTCCTCGCACGTCTATTTCTGCAACGATGGCGGCGTTTACAGGCTCAACGAAACCAACCAGCAATGGACCGATCTTTCCAATGGATTAAAAATCGGCCAGTTTTACCGCATTGCGAATGCCGGAAACCATCCTTTGGTCATGATTGGGGGTACACAGGACAATGGCGGAAGAAAACGCCTTCCGAACGGAAGCTGGATCAATGCCAACGGCGGTGATGGAATGGAAGTGGCCATGCGTCCGGATAATATCCAGGAATATTACACCTGTTATATTAACGGAACAGGTTTGGAACGTACACTCAACGGCGGTTCCACAACAACCAATATCTCGGATAACCTACCGGGCGATCAGGTAGGCCAATGGGTAACACCTTACGATTTAGACCCCAACAACAGCGACGAACTGGTAGCAGGATACAATCGTATTTTCAGATCGCCGAACAAAGGAAATACATGGTTTGAAATCGGTACGAATACTGCTAATCCTTCTGAAGGTGTTATGGATATTGAGATTTCTGCTACCGATCAGGATGTGATTTTTGCTTCTTATTCGGATCAGTTGTTTAAAACAATGAATGGCGGTGGTTTATGGGAAAACTATAATTTACCCGGAAATGCTCCGATTACACGTATTGCGCTCGATCCGGCAAATCACGATCATATTTATGTGAGCAGAGGAGGTTATACCAACAATACGAAGGTTTACAAGAGTATGGATGGCGGAACAACCTGGACCAATTATTCAACCGGTTTGCCTAACGTGCCATGCAATGTAATTATCATGGAACCAAACAGTCCTGGGCGTTTATACGTCGGAAATGATTTTGGTGTGTATTACCGTGATTCAGTGATGACCTCATGGGAACCTTACGGTGAAAACTTACCGATTACTTTCGTCAACGATCTTGAAATTGCGCCGGCCGCCAACAAATTGCGTGCAGGAACGTTCGGTCGTGGTATTTGGGAAGCAGACCTGTGCGCTACTTCCATCGCCGGAATCAGTGAGGAAGGAATTACAGACACTTATGCACTTATTTACCCGAATCCGGTACAAAATAGTTTCTCCATCGTTCAGAAAACGGTTCATCCGATTGAGCAAATTCAGATGGTTGATTTGAACGGAAAAAAAGTGGCTTTCCAAACGGAATTCAAACAGGGAATGGTTGTCGTGAATGTTGATTTACCGGCTGGTTTTTACCTGTTGAATTACACCGCAAACGGAGAAGTGTTTAGCGCGAAAATTGCGGTAGAGTAAAGCGCTTTTTAAAACAGAAATACAATCTTTTTTTTGATAAATGGAAACGCTTCAAAAACCGCGTCGGGTTTCCTGTGTCTCTTTGTTTATGGTACTGTAAGTGTTTCTAACGGATAAAAACGGTTATGGAAATGAATCAAAACCGAACGTGTAAATCGGCTGAAATGAGTTGAGGAAATCGTTGGGTTTCAAAATCCTACATTTCTCATTTCAAATCGTTTATGATTTAGCTTCTGAAATTGGTGAACCTCAGTGTTTCCAATACCATAAGTGTTTCTAAAAAGGCTTGGCTGCCTTAGGCACGCTTAAGAAACGGATAATTTCAGGTCAAAAAAATGCAATCATAAAAATCCCGAAAATCCCTGCTTCAAACACAACATGTCCGCTGTAATCACTATCTTCGCAATCCAAAATTGAAACACCATGTTTGAAAATCTTACCGATAAGTTTGAGCGCGCGTTTAAAGTACTCAAAGGACAAGGACAGATTACTGAAATTAACGTAGCTGAAACATTGAAGGAAGTGCGCCGCGCTTTGTTGGATGCCGACGTTAACTTTAAAACAGCCAAAGATTTCACCGTTCGTGTGAAAGACAAGGCGATGGGACAAAATGTGCTCACCGCCATTTCCCCTAGTCAGTTGATGGTAAAGATCTGCCACGAAGAGTTGGTGGAACTCATGGGTGGAAATGAGGTCGAGATCAATGTTCAGGGAAATCCAGGAATTATATTGATGTCAGGTTTACAGGGTTCGGGGAAAACAACTTTCTCCGGAAAACTGGCGAGCTACCTCAAAACGAAAAAGAACAAAAAACCGTTGTTGGTTGC
Encoded proteins:
- a CDS encoding amino acid permease, whose product is MANNSLFRKKKVQDILKAVEQRESDGHGAMGRHLRVRDLAAFGIAAIIGAGIFSTIGTASADGGPAVIFLFLFTAIACGFAAFAYAEFASMVPVSGSAYTYSYVAFGEIIAWIIGWALIMEYGIGNITVAISWSDYFTGMLEGLGMHMPQWIQTDYLTASNGYQEAMGLMQGGKTFDNLGQSLQDAHTAWTNAPSFFGLRIILDIPALFIIILITWLVYRGMKESRNASNVMVVVKLAIILLVIAVGIFYVDSDNWSPFAPNGVSGILKGVSAVFFAYIGFDAISTTAEECENPQRDLPRGMMWAIIICTVLYIIISLILTGMVSYKTLAVGDPLAFVFRELDLKWMSGIIAVSAVVAMASVLLVFQMGQPRIWMSMSRDGLLPKRFSKMHPRFKTPSFATVVVGFVVAVPALFMNLTMVTDLCSIGTLFAFVLVCGGVLMLQNRTDIPRGKFKTPYLNGKYIMPVLVVGLIVLLFTSPDLKQPTMDFLTNKETVKEDSEMITDLSASEAKQLKANVYAIDSVGVNRLGSDMVAYFEQESKIDLKSALSAIKVKGKGKRKSLSQLDDKTKKRLKSFLLGYDEPGFKLYDQNLTAYFEQAPKVPLEDALKEIGVSKKRLYNSGFIHFAHKIPTWIFILFTLFITVVTVRKNFSMIPLLGLLSCLYMMSQVELKNWIAFAIWLAAGLLIYFLYSRRRSKLNPKNSISAE